A genomic region of Herbaspirillum sp. DW155 contains the following coding sequences:
- a CDS encoding ATP-dependent helicase has translation MPSELTQDAPDTCSPPAAERDPFARLNARQREAVDHGSKLPPAQQPPLLIVAGAGSGKTNTLAHRVARLILDGADPQRILLLTFSRRAAADMGRRVEQVIRQVLGLGAADAPPQLPWSGTFHAIGARLLREYAAVIGLEEDFTIQDRGDSEDLIGLLRHEMGLSATDKRFPLKATCLSIYSRAVNTRHDLGTVLQTQFPWCREWERLLGELFSRYVEAKEAQHVLDYDDLLLFWADMLSHPEIAQSVGARFDHVLVDEYQDTNRLQAEILQRMKPDGAGVTAVGDDAQSIYSFRGATVRNILDFPELFTQPARLLTLEQNYRSTQPILQASNAVISDAPERHVKQLWSDKPSSQKPQLVVIPDEGEQARWVANRILAHREEGLTLKSQAVLFRTATHSAALELELVRRNIPFVKFGGLKFLESTHVKDLLSLLRLAHNPSGRMAGFRALQLIPGVGPATARKVLDLMAAASDPADALLNFGAPSAIALQWQAFADTYALMRRASAAWPTDIQAARDWYLPQLEQRYEDADARAADIEQLTALANGYASREKFLTELTLDPPEASSDFSAPPYRDEDYLTLSTIHSAKGQEWRSVHVLNVVDGCIPSDLATGSEAEIAEERRLLYVAMTRAKEYLHLVVPQRFYITQQTAQGDRHVNGIRSRFITPRMLPFFDDSLWLSAEVNGARTPMPDSVRMLVRQRAKTAWNKQ, from the coding sequence ATGCCCTCCGAACTGACCCAGGACGCGCCCGACACCTGCAGCCCTCCCGCTGCCGAGCGCGATCCGTTCGCGCGCCTGAACGCCCGGCAGCGCGAAGCCGTCGATCACGGCAGCAAGCTGCCCCCGGCGCAACAGCCGCCGCTGCTGATCGTGGCCGGGGCCGGTTCGGGCAAGACCAATACCCTGGCGCACCGGGTGGCGCGGCTGATCCTGGACGGCGCCGACCCGCAGCGCATCCTGCTGCTGACCTTCTCGCGCCGGGCCGCCGCCGACATGGGCCGCCGTGTGGAACAAGTGATCCGCCAGGTGCTGGGCCTGGGCGCCGCCGATGCCCCGCCGCAACTGCCGTGGTCGGGCACCTTCCACGCCATCGGCGCGCGCCTGTTGCGGGAATACGCGGCCGTCATCGGATTGGAAGAAGACTTCACCATCCAGGATCGCGGCGATTCGGAAGACCTGATCGGACTGCTGCGCCATGAGATGGGGCTGTCGGCCACCGACAAACGCTTTCCGCTGAAGGCCACCTGTCTGTCCATTTATTCACGTGCGGTCAATACCCGGCACGATCTGGGCACGGTGCTGCAGACCCAGTTCCCCTGGTGCCGCGAATGGGAAAGGCTGCTGGGCGAGCTGTTCAGCCGCTACGTCGAGGCCAAGGAAGCCCAGCACGTGCTGGATTACGATGACCTGCTGCTGTTCTGGGCCGACATGCTGTCCCACCCCGAGATCGCGCAGTCGGTGGGGGCGCGCTTCGACCATGTGCTGGTGGATGAATACCAGGACACCAACCGCCTGCAAGCCGAGATCCTGCAAAGAATGAAACCCGATGGCGCCGGCGTGACGGCCGTGGGCGACGATGCCCAGTCCATCTATTCCTTCCGCGGCGCCACGGTGCGCAACATCCTCGACTTCCCCGAGCTGTTCACGCAGCCGGCGCGGCTGTTGACGCTGGAACAGAACTACCGCTCCACGCAGCCCATCCTGCAGGCTTCCAATGCGGTCATCTCCGATGCGCCGGAGCGCCACGTCAAGCAGCTCTGGAGCGACAAGCCTTCCTCGCAGAAGCCGCAACTGGTCGTGATCCCGGATGAGGGCGAACAGGCGCGCTGGGTGGCCAACCGCATCCTGGCGCATCGTGAAGAAGGGCTCACCCTGAAATCCCAGGCGGTGCTGTTTCGTACCGCCACCCACAGCGCGGCGCTGGAACTGGAGCTGGTCCGGCGCAACATCCCCTTCGTGAAGTTCGGCGGCCTCAAGTTCCTGGAAAGCACGCACGTCAAGGACCTGCTGTCGCTGCTGCGCCTGGCGCACAATCCCAGCGGCCGCATGGCCGGCTTCCGGGCGCTGCAATTGATTCCCGGCGTCGGTCCGGCGACCGCCAGGAAAGTGCTGGACCTGATGGCCGCGGCCAGCGACCCGGCCGATGCGCTGCTGAACTTCGGTGCGCCTTCCGCCATCGCCCTGCAATGGCAGGCCTTTGCCGACACCTATGCCCTGATGCGCCGAGCCAGCGCCGCCTGGCCGACCGACATCCAGGCCGCACGCGACTGGTATCTGCCGCAACTGGAGCAACGCTACGAAGATGCCGATGCCCGCGCCGCCGACATCGAGCAACTGACCGCGCTGGCCAATGGCTACGCCTCGCGCGAGAAATTCCTCACCGAACTGACGCTGGACCCGCCCGAGGCCAGCAGCGACTTCTCCGCCCCGCCCTACCGCGACGAGGATTACCTGACGCTCTCCACCATCCACTCCGCCAAGGGCCAGGAATGGCGTTCGGTGCATGTCCTGAACGTGGTCGATGGCTGCATCCCGTCCGATCTGGCCACCGGCAGCGAGGCCGAGATCGCCGAAGAGCGGCGGCTGCTGTACGTGGCCATGACGCGCGCCAAGGAGTATCTGCATCTGGTGGTGCCGCAGCGCTTCTACATCACCCAGCAGACCGCGCAGGGCGACCGCCACGTCAACGGCATCCGCAGCCGCTTCATCACGCCGCGCATGCTGCCTTTCTTCGACGACAGCCTGTGGCTCTCGGCCGAGGTCAACGGCGCCCGCACGCCCATGCCGGACAGCGTGCGCATGCTGGTGCGACAGCGCGCCAAAACCGCCTGGAACAAGCAATGA
- a CDS encoding glycine zipper 2TM domain-containing protein, whose product METNTPQNLNANNNALAQPSQPSSGRIHPLVAGASVAVILVSLIGVAAMTGLLPSSKSANSPQQVAALEQPAQTAPQQQQALAQQPAPQSTSYQPQPGAYPAQAAAPAAQRAPAICSSCGEVIGVRAVRHTAPTSGVGIAGGAVVGGLLGNQIGGGTGRTLATIAGAVGGGYAGNEVEKNVRATTSYVVDVRMENGKTRSFPQSSENWRVGDQVRVVNGHLEGRG is encoded by the coding sequence ATGGAAACCAACACCCCACAAAACCTGAATGCGAACAACAACGCCCTGGCCCAACCCTCCCAGCCGTCGTCGGGCCGCATCCATCCGCTGGTCGCCGGTGCATCGGTGGCCGTCATCCTGGTCAGCCTGATCGGCGTGGCCGCCATGACGGGCCTGCTGCCCAGCTCCAAGAGCGCCAATTCGCCGCAGCAGGTCGCGGCCCTGGAGCAACCCGCTCAGACTGCGCCGCAACAACAGCAGGCGCTGGCGCAGCAGCCGGCCCCGCAATCGACTTCCTACCAGCCGCAGCCTGGCGCCTATCCGGCCCAGGCGGCAGCCCCGGCGGCGCAGCGCGCGCCGGCCATCTGCAGCAGCTGCGGTGAAGTGATCGGCGTGCGCGCCGTGCGCCATACCGCCCCCACCAGCGGCGTGGGCATTGCCGGTGGCGCCGTGGTCGGTGGCTTGCTGGGCAACCAGATCGGCGGCGGCACCGGCCGCACCCTGGCCACCATCGCCGGTGCCGTCGGCGGCGGCTATGCCGGTAACGAGGTCGAAAAGAATGTGCGTGCCACCACCAGCTATGTGGTCGATGTCCGTATGGAAAACGGCAAGACCCGCAGCTTCCCGCAAAGCAGCGAGAACTGGCGCGTCGGCGACCAGGTGCGCGTGGTCAATGGCCACCTGGAAGGCCGCGGCTGA
- the prfB gene encoding peptide chain release factor 2 (programmed frameshift), with product MEAERLNSLQSLLDDLATRATELRRYLDFDVKSEKLEQVNAELEDPNVWNDQKRAQDLGKEKKSLEAIVHTLIKIDSELTDARDLFEMAREEKDEDTIVAIEADAENLKKLVEDMEFRRMFSGPMDANNCFIDIQAGAGGTEAQDWASMLLRQYLRYCERKGFKAEILEQSDGEVAGIKTATIKVEGEYAYGFLRTETGVHRLVRKSPFDSSNGRHTSFSSLFVYPEVDESFEIEINPADVRVDTYRASGAGGQHINKTDSAVRLTHAPSGIVVQCQNDRSQHRNRAEAWDMLRAKLFELELRKRMSEQQKLEDSKTDVGWGHQIRSYVLDQSRIKDLRTNFETGNTKAVLDGDIDDFIAASLKQGV from the exons ATGGAAGCAGAACGCCTCAATTCCCTCCAATCCTTGCTCGATGATCTGGCCACCCGCGCCACCGAGCTTCGGAGGTATCTT GACTTCGATGTGAAGTCGGAGAAACTCGAACAAGTCAACGCCGAACTGGAAGACCCCAACGTCTGGAACGACCAGAAGCGGGCCCAGGACCTCGGCAAGGAAAAGAAATCGCTGGAAGCGATCGTCCACACCCTCATCAAGATCGATAGCGAACTGACCGATGCCCGCGACCTCTTCGAGATGGCGCGCGAGGAAAAGGACGAGGACACCATCGTCGCCATCGAAGCCGATGCCGAGAACCTGAAGAAGCTGGTCGAAGACATGGAATTCCGCCGCATGTTCAGCGGCCCCATGGACGCCAACAACTGCTTCATCGACATCCAGGCCGGTGCCGGCGGTACCGAAGCCCAGGACTGGGCGTCCATGCTGCTGCGCCAGTACCTGCGCTACTGCGAACGCAAGGGCTTCAAGGCCGAGATCCTGGAACAGTCCGACGGTGAAGTGGCCGGCATCAAGACCGCCACCATCAAGGTCGAGGGTGAATACGCCTACGGCTTCCTGCGTACCGAAACGGGCGTGCACCGCCTGGTGCGCAAGTCGCCCTTCGACTCGTCCAATGGCCGCCATACCTCCTTCTCCAGCCTCTTCGTCTACCCCGAAGTGGATGAATCCTTCGAGATCGAGATCAACCCGGCCGACGTACGTGTCGATACCTACCGCGCCTCCGGTGCCGGTGGCCAGCACATTAACAAGACCGACTCCGCCGTACGTCTCACGCACGCGCCCTCGGGCATCGTCGTGCAATGCCAGAACGACCGCAGCCAGCACCGCAACCGGGCCGAAGCCTGGGACATGCTGCGCGCCAAACTGTTCGAACTGGAACTGCGCAAGCGCATGAGCGAACAGCAGAAACTGGAAGACTCCAAGACCGACGTCGGCTGGGGCCACCAGATCCGCTCCTACGTGCTGGACCAGTCCCGCATCAAGGACTTGCGCACCAACTTCGAAACCGGCAACACCAAGGCCGTCCTCGATGGCGACATCGACGACTTCATCGCGGCCTCGCTGAAACAGGGCGTCTGA
- a CDS encoding diguanylate cyclase, translated as MKIKRFNCSLVTRLVLFGLALIVGSAVLRYYLLVGFLEKEQAQVTADQQSTIATYLAEDIGYRLQERVHYLEGLSRHLPQGLQEDPAAARGWLEGHQQLLPLFGQGLFIADLHGRIVVDHPTLNGGRALSLTRYADFERALQGDTVICPPLANPVSGKPVIAMLTPLRNAAGQIVGVMGGSHELNAPGLLDHLQRARREPTGSFLLIAPAQRMVIASSDEALQLTLLPPAGQDPLMDQALQGFRGNGVGRAANGVNEIKAFASVPDTDWMVAVSLPLAAAVPKAESTRALIGRGGLIQSVIILALVLGAYFWFFRPLHRAADLARRMTRGELPLSPLPVERRDEVGHLTMAFNGLLSRLKMHQAELQHQAHHDVLTGLPNRMMLAERMQAALTHACRERNGVALLFLDLDGFKPINDTLGHKAGDQVLQEVTRRLRQVARHGDTLARVGGDEFVLLVTDLGRPFETGAQVLAEKCIRVVSEPLHLPQGVFQLGVSVGIAVCDGSCDADSLLQAADKAMYAAKGNGRGCYVIAPARPAAAEELSAPAETAGTSRPAGSAHN; from the coding sequence ATGAAGATCAAGCGCTTCAATTGCAGCCTGGTGACCCGGCTCGTCCTGTTCGGCCTCGCGCTGATCGTGGGCAGTGCGGTGCTGCGCTATTACCTGCTGGTGGGCTTCCTGGAAAAAGAACAGGCCCAGGTCACCGCCGACCAGCAAAGCACCATCGCCACCTACCTGGCCGAGGACATCGGCTACCGTCTGCAGGAGCGCGTTCATTATCTGGAAGGCTTGTCGCGGCACCTTCCCCAGGGCCTGCAGGAAGACCCGGCGGCGGCACGCGGCTGGCTGGAAGGCCATCAGCAACTGCTGCCCTTGTTCGGGCAAGGCCTCTTCATCGCCGACCTCCATGGCCGCATCGTGGTGGACCACCCCACCCTCAACGGGGGTCGTGCCCTGTCACTGACCCGGTACGCCGACTTCGAGCGGGCGCTGCAGGGTGACACCGTGATCTGCCCGCCTCTGGCCAATCCGGTTTCCGGCAAACCCGTCATCGCCATGCTGACCCCGCTGCGCAACGCCGCAGGCCAGATCGTCGGCGTGATGGGCGGCAGCCACGAACTGAACGCGCCGGGCCTGCTCGATCACCTGCAGCGGGCGCGGCGGGAACCCACCGGCAGCTTCTTGCTCATTGCGCCGGCGCAGCGGATGGTCATCGCCTCCAGCGACGAGGCCTTGCAGTTGACGCTGCTGCCCCCTGCCGGCCAGGATCCGTTGATGGACCAGGCCCTGCAAGGTTTCCGTGGCAATGGCGTGGGCCGGGCGGCCAATGGCGTCAACGAGATCAAGGCGTTCGCCTCGGTACCGGACACCGACTGGATGGTCGCCGTGAGCTTGCCGCTGGCGGCGGCCGTGCCCAAAGCCGAGAGTACGCGCGCCCTGATCGGACGCGGTGGCCTGATCCAGTCGGTGATCATCCTGGCGCTGGTGCTGGGGGCGTATTTCTGGTTCTTCCGTCCCTTGCACCGCGCCGCCGACCTGGCCCGCCGCATGACGCGCGGCGAGCTGCCGCTGTCGCCGCTGCCGGTGGAGCGGCGCGATGAAGTCGGACATCTGACCATGGCCTTCAATGGCTTGCTGTCGCGGCTGAAGATGCATCAGGCCGAACTGCAGCACCAGGCCCATCATGACGTGCTCACCGGCCTGCCCAACCGCATGATGCTGGCCGAGCGCATGCAAGCCGCACTGACCCACGCCTGCCGCGAACGCAATGGCGTGGCGCTGCTGTTCCTGGACCTGGACGGCTTCAAGCCCATCAACGACACCCTCGGCCACAAGGCCGGCGACCAGGTGCTGCAGGAAGTCACGCGGCGCCTGCGCCAGGTGGCGCGCCACGGCGACACCCTGGCGCGGGTGGGCGGAGACGAATTCGTGCTGCTCGTCACCGACCTCGGCCGGCCCTTTGAAACTGGCGCCCAGGTGCTGGCCGAAAAATGCATCAGGGTGGTGTCCGAGCCGCTACACCTGCCTCAGGGCGTATTCCAGCTAGGGGTGTCGGTTGGCATTGCCGTCTGTGACGGCAGTTGTGATGCCGACAGCCTCCTGCAAGCGGCCGACAAGGCCATGTACGCCGCCAAGGGCAACGGGCGCGGCTGCTACGTGATTGCCCCGGCGCGGCCGGCAGCGGCAGAAGAACTCAGCGCACCGGCAGAAACTGCAGGAACGAGCCGCCCAGCAGGTTCTGCACATAACTGA
- a CDS encoding alkaline phosphatase PhoX, whose product MRQPAPTATPAVADQPQAGRRNLLKALGAAPLLPLTGGLSASALLAACATPGTGKPFASARFTGMPAPTLDNPAAMASTTVGSALEVTFADGSKQSYKLAYQPFFMTGDMVPDGKGGTILAGGYLDINNQPIIDRSVPGKERQFYSDCPDGSSLLTVAGAKVPGVKGNAVFAVVQFEYTTRDQKQAAMYGQLPSPIAVLTLDQDPSSGKLSLVQYHNVDTSRVNGLWITCGASLSPWNTHLSSEEYEPDASAIASNAQFKAFSKNLYGDENRANPYHYGHLPEVTVNPDGTGSIKKHYCLGRISHELVQVMPDQRTVLMGDDATNGGLFMFIADRAADLSSGTLYVARWEQVSGVGPGAGKLSWVRLGSATSAEVKAMADRYKAADIMDIRTTDPADGSFSKIPFNGKFNWVRVKPGMEKAAAFLETHRYAALAGGSLGFTKMEGTTVNARDKIAYSAMSYVQTSMLNGSGHIKVEGPKAGAVYALNLRGGQRDAAGKAIDSEWVAIDMAPPAALVGVDLKTPDALGNLADQEHIANPDNIKFSEKLRTLFIGEDSGMHVNNFLWAYNVDTKALTRVLSCPAGAESTGLHAVDEINGWTYVMSNFQHAGDWEKGLHDKVKDTLDPLVRANYKDRFGATVGYLTGLPHIGKA is encoded by the coding sequence ATGAGACAGCCTGCCCCCACCGCCACCCCCGCCGTCGCCGACCAGCCGCAAGCCGGCCGCCGCAACCTGCTCAAGGCCCTGGGCGCTGCGCCCCTGTTGCCGCTGACCGGCGGCCTGTCGGCCTCGGCCCTGCTGGCCGCGTGTGCCACTCCGGGCACGGGCAAGCCCTTCGCCTCGGCGCGCTTCACCGGCATGCCGGCCCCGACCCTGGACAACCCGGCCGCGATGGCGTCCACCACCGTCGGTTCGGCGCTGGAAGTGACCTTTGCCGATGGCAGCAAGCAGAGCTACAAGCTGGCCTACCAGCCCTTCTTCATGACCGGTGACATGGTGCCCGACGGAAAGGGCGGCACCATCCTGGCCGGCGGCTACCTGGACATCAACAACCAGCCCATCATCGACCGCTCGGTGCCGGGCAAAGAGCGCCAGTTCTATTCCGACTGCCCGGATGGCTCTTCGCTGCTCACCGTGGCCGGTGCCAAGGTGCCCGGCGTGAAGGGCAATGCGGTGTTTGCCGTGGTGCAATTCGAATACACCACGCGCGACCAGAAGCAGGCCGCCATGTACGGCCAGCTGCCGTCACCCATTGCCGTGCTGACGCTGGACCAGGACCCGTCCTCGGGCAAGCTCTCGCTGGTGCAATACCACAACGTCGATACCTCCCGGGTCAACGGCCTGTGGATCACCTGCGGCGCCAGCCTGTCGCCCTGGAATACGCACCTGTCGTCGGAAGAATATGAACCGGACGCCTCGGCCATCGCCTCCAATGCGCAGTTCAAGGCCTTCAGCAAGAATCTCTATGGCGACGAGAACCGCGCCAATCCCTACCACTACGGCCACCTGCCGGAGGTGACCGTCAACCCGGACGGCACCGGCTCCATCAAGAAGCACTACTGCCTGGGCCGCATCTCGCACGAACTGGTGCAGGTCATGCCCGACCAGCGCACGGTGTTGATGGGCGACGATGCCACCAATGGCGGCCTGTTCATGTTCATTGCCGACCGCGCGGCCGACCTGTCCTCGGGCACGCTCTATGTGGCGCGCTGGGAGCAGGTCTCGGGCGTCGGCCCGGGCGCCGGCAAGCTGTCCTGGGTACGCCTGGGCAGCGCCACCAGCGCCGAGGTCAAGGCCATGGCGGACCGCTACAAGGCCGCCGACATCATGGACATCCGCACCACCGATCCGGCCGATGGCTCCTTCTCCAAGATCCCGTTCAATGGCAAGTTCAACTGGGTGCGCGTCAAGCCCGGCATGGAGAAGGCCGCCGCCTTCCTGGAGACCCACCGTTATGCGGCGCTGGCCGGTGGCAGCCTGGGCTTCACCAAGATGGAAGGCACCACCGTCAATGCGCGTGACAAGATCGCCTATTCGGCCATGTCCTATGTGCAGACGTCGATGCTCAATGGCTCCGGCCATATCAAGGTCGAAGGCCCCAAGGCCGGTGCCGTGTATGCCCTGAACCTGCGCGGCGGCCAGCGCGATGCGGCGGGCAAGGCCATCGACAGCGAATGGGTGGCCATCGACATGGCCCCGCCGGCGGCCCTGGTCGGTGTGGACCTGAAGACCCCGGATGCACTGGGCAACCTGGCCGACCAGGAACACATCGCCAATCCGGACAACATCAAGTTCTCCGAAAAGCTGCGCACTTTGTTCATCGGCGAAGACAGTGGTATGCACGTCAACAACTTCCTGTGGGCCTACAACGTCGATACCAAGGCGCTCACCCGCGTGCTGTCCTGCCCGGCGGGTGCCGAATCGACCGGTCTGCATGCGGTCGACGAGATCAATGGCTGGACCTACGTGATGAGCAACTTCCAGCATGCCGGCGACTGGGAAAAGGGCTTGCACGACAAGGTGAAGGACACCCTCGATCCGCTGGTGCGGGCCAACTACAAGGACCGCTTCGGTGCCACGGTGGGTTACCTGACCGGGTTGCCGCATATCGGCAAGGCCTGA
- the lysS gene encoding lysine--tRNA ligase yields MTTQNTPAAQPAADENSIIAERRAKLAAIREQGVAFPNDFRPANNAADLHAKYDGFENEALEAEPVTVTVAGRMMLKRVMGKAAFATLQDASGARADGRIQLYVTRDVTGEEAMAAFKHYDLGDILGAEGSLFKTKTGELSIKVTRLKLITKSLRPLPDKFHGLADQEMKYRQRYVDLIMSEETRRTFKARTAAMSSIRRFMETNGFMEVETPMLHPIPGGAAAKPFITHHNALDMQMFMRIAPELYLKRLVVGGFERVFEINRNFRNEGVSPRHNPEFTMMEFYAAYVDYQWLMGFTEQVIRQAAIDAHGTAVLTYQGRELDLSKPFDRLTITGAILKYAPNYTEAQLTDIDFLRAELKKFGVKTDQAPLAGAGIGALQLALFEETAESQLWNPTYIIDYPVEVSPLARASDTVAGITERFELFITGREIANGFSELNDAEDQAARFQAQVAAKDAGDEEAMYYDADYIRALEYGMPPAGGCGIGIDRLMMLITDSPNIRDVILFPHLRRED; encoded by the coding sequence ATGACCACGCAAAACACCCCCGCCGCCCAGCCGGCAGCCGACGAGAACAGCATCATCGCCGAGCGCCGCGCCAAGCTGGCGGCCATCCGCGAGCAGGGCGTCGCCTTCCCCAACGATTTCCGTCCGGCCAACAACGCCGCCGACCTGCATGCGAAATATGACGGCTTCGAGAACGAAGCCCTGGAAGCCGAGCCGGTCACCGTCACCGTCGCCGGCCGCATGATGTTGAAGCGGGTCATGGGCAAGGCCGCCTTCGCCACCCTGCAGGATGCCTCGGGCGCGCGCGCCGACGGCCGCATCCAGCTCTACGTGACCCGTGACGTCACCGGCGAAGAAGCCATGGCCGCCTTCAAGCACTATGACCTGGGCGACATCCTGGGCGCCGAAGGGTCGCTCTTCAAGACCAAGACCGGCGAACTGTCCATCAAGGTCACCAGGTTGAAGCTCATCACCAAGTCGCTGCGCCCGCTGCCGGACAAGTTCCACGGCCTGGCCGACCAGGAAATGAAGTATCGCCAGCGCTACGTCGACCTGATCATGAGCGAAGAGACCCGCCGCACCTTCAAGGCGCGTACCGCCGCGATGTCGTCGATCCGCCGCTTCATGGAAACCAACGGCTTCATGGAAGTGGAAACCCCGATGCTGCACCCGATCCCGGGCGGCGCGGCGGCCAAGCCCTTCATCACCCACCACAATGCTCTGGACATGCAGATGTTCATGCGCATCGCCCCCGAGCTGTACCTGAAGCGCCTGGTGGTGGGCGGCTTCGAGCGCGTCTTCGAGATCAACCGCAACTTCCGCAACGAAGGTGTCTCGCCGCGTCACAATCCCGAATTCACGATGATGGAGTTCTACGCCGCCTACGTGGATTACCAGTGGCTGATGGGCTTCACCGAACAAGTGATCCGCCAGGCTGCCATCGACGCCCACGGCACTGCGGTACTGACCTATCAGGGCCGCGAGCTGGACCTGTCCAAGCCCTTCGACCGCCTGACCATCACCGGCGCGATCCTGAAGTACGCCCCCAACTACACCGAAGCACAACTGACCGACATCGATTTCCTGCGCGCCGAACTCAAGAAATTCGGCGTCAAGACCGACCAGGCCCCGCTGGCCGGTGCCGGCATCGGTGCGCTGCAACTGGCGCTGTTCGAAGAAACGGCCGAATCGCAGCTGTGGAACCCGACCTACATCATCGACTATCCGGTCGAAGTCTCGCCGCTGGCGCGCGCTTCCGACACGGTGGCCGGCATCACCGAGCGCTTCGAGCTGTTCATTACCGGCCGCGAGATCGCCAACGGCTTCTCCGAGTTGAATGACGCCGAAGACCAGGCCGCCCGCTTCCAGGCGCAAGTGGCCGCCAAGGACGCCGGCGACGAAGAAGCCATGTACTACGACGCCGACTACATCCGTGCCCTGGAATACGGCATGCCCCCGGCCGGTGGCTGCGGCATCGGCATCGACCGCCTGATGATGCTCATCACCGACTCGCCCAACATCCGCGACGTGATCCTGTTCCCGCACCTGCGCCGCGAAGACTGA
- the recJ gene encoding single-stranded-DNA-specific exonuclease RecJ, translated as MIRVTTRAYDIAQAEQLIAEGVHPVLARVYAARGLSTARELASELNALIAPSGLLHIDAAASYLADAIAARKKLVIVADYDCDGATACAVGLRGLRLLGAQVDYIVPNRFEYGYGLTPEIVELTVREKHPDIIVTVDNGIASIDGVAEAKRRGIDVVVTDHHLPGDALPDARVIVNPNQPQCGFPSKNLAGVGVMFYVLLALRAEMRKRGLFDAQTQPRLDSLLDLVALGTVADVVKLDANNRILVAQGLKRMRSGKMHPGIAALFRAAGREARRATPFDLGFAVGPRLNAAGRLADMSLGIECLTTDDEGRAWAIAQQLDAINRERRDIEAGMQDTALLLLDDFNPADRRTIAVFDPSWHQGVIGIVASRLKDKFYRPTITFAPGDEGFIKGSGRSIAGFHLRDALDLVSKHAPSVMTKFGGHAMAAGLTIHAEAFDAFSQAFEAVGRDWLTQNQLERVIETDGELEESYYSVEFISLMDQQVWGQGFAPPVFCDHFRVLSQRILKDKHLKLQLEKGGRKYDAIWFGHTDALPDHAQVAFRLDANEYNGKTTVQLMVEHAEPA; from the coding sequence ATGATTCGCGTGACCACCCGTGCCTATGACATCGCCCAGGCGGAACAACTCATTGCCGAAGGCGTGCATCCGGTGCTGGCGCGCGTCTATGCGGCGCGCGGCCTGTCCACCGCGCGTGAGCTGGCCAGCGAACTCAATGCCCTGATCGCCCCGTCCGGCCTGCTGCACATCGATGCCGCCGCCAGCTACCTGGCCGATGCCATCGCCGCGCGCAAGAAACTGGTCATCGTCGCCGACTATGACTGCGACGGCGCCACCGCCTGCGCGGTCGGCCTGCGCGGACTGCGCCTGTTGGGGGCGCAGGTGGACTACATCGTGCCCAATCGCTTCGAGTACGGTTATGGCCTCACGCCCGAGATCGTCGAACTGACCGTGCGCGAGAAGCATCCCGACATCATCGTCACCGTCGACAACGGCATCGCCAGCATCGATGGGGTGGCCGAGGCCAAGCGGCGCGGCATCGACGTGGTGGTGACCGACCACCACCTGCCGGGCGACGCCCTGCCGGACGCCCGGGTGATCGTCAATCCCAACCAGCCGCAGTGCGGCTTCCCCAGCAAGAACCTGGCGGGCGTGGGGGTGATGTTCTACGTCTTGCTGGCCTTGCGCGCCGAGATGCGCAAGCGCGGCCTCTTCGACGCCCAGACCCAGCCGCGCCTGGACAGCCTGCTCGATCTGGTGGCGCTGGGCACGGTGGCCGACGTGGTGAAACTGGACGCCAACAACCGCATCCTGGTGGCACAGGGCTTGAAGCGCATGCGCAGCGGCAAGATGCATCCCGGCATTGCCGCCCTGTTCCGCGCGGCCGGCCGCGAGGCGCGCCGGGCCACGCCCTTCGACCTCGGTTTCGCCGTCGGCCCGCGCCTGAACGCGGCCGGCCGCCTGGCCGACATGTCGCTGGGCATCGAATGCCTGACCACCGACGACGAAGGCCGCGCCTGGGCCATCGCCCAGCAACTGGACGCCATCAACCGCGAACGGCGCGACATCGAAGCCGGCATGCAGGATACCGCCCTGCTGCTGCTGGACGACTTCAACCCGGCCGACCGCCGCACCATCGCGGTCTTCGATCCCTCCTGGCACCAGGGCGTGATCGGCATCGTGGCCTCGCGCCTGAAGGACAAGTTCTACCGTCCCACGATCACCTTCGCGCCGGGCGATGAAGGGTTCATCAAGGGGTCGGGCCGCTCGATTGCGGGCTTCCACCTGCGCGATGCGCTGGACCTGGTATCCAAGCATGCGCCCTCGGTGATGACCAAGTTCGGCGGCCATGCCATGGCGGCCGGGCTGACCATCCATGCCGAGGCCTTCGATGCCTTTTCACAGGCCTTCGAAGCAGTCGGCCGCGACTGGCTGACGCAAAACCAGCTGGAGCGCGTCATCGAAACCGATGGCGAACTGGAAGAGAGTTACTACTCCGTGGAATTCATCAGCCTGATGGACCAGCAAGTGTGGGGTCAGGGCTTCGCACCGCCGGTCTTCTGCGACCATTTCCGCGTGCTCAGCCAGCGCATCCTCAAGGACAAGCACCTCAAGCTGCAACTGGAAAAAGGCGGCCGCAAGTACGACGCCATCTGGTTCGGCCATACCGATGCCCTGCCCGACCATGCCCAGGTGGCCTTCCGGCTGGATGCCAATGAGTACAACGGCAAGACCACCGTGCAACTGATGGTGGAACACGCCGAACCCGCCTGA